The following proteins come from a genomic window of Candidatus Bathyarchaeia archaeon:
- a CDS encoding 3-isopropylmalate dehydratase small subunit, with amino-acid sequence MSALRGRIIKYPDNVNTDDIIPARYLSSMDMDMVAGHAFEDYDPGFMEKIRERDIIVAGKNFGCGSSREHAVIVLKKVGIKAIIAESFARIFFRNSINQGLLVLQLDGSSEPFEDGDGVRIDLGRAVVENETKSTIHRLKPFPQFLMPILNEGGLVPYLKKRRSWEFR; translated from the coding sequence ATGAGCGCCCTGAGAGGGAGGATAATCAAATATCCGGACAACGTCAATACCGACGACATAATACCGGCTCGCTACCTATCCAGCATGGATATGGATATGGTGGCCGGGCATGCGTTCGAGGACTACGACCCGGGATTCATGGAGAAGATCAGGGAGAGGGACATCATAGTAGCCGGGAAGAACTTCGGATGCGGGAGCTCGAGGGAACACGCCGTCATAGTCCTAAAGAAGGTCGGCATCAAGGCGATCATAGCGGAGTCCTTCGCGAGGATCTTCTTCAGGAACTCCATAAACCAAGGGCTCCTGGTCCTTCAGCTGGATGGATCGTCGGAGCCCTTCGAGGACGGGGATGGGGTCAGGATCGACTTGGGCAGGGCGGTTGTGGAGAACGAAACTAAGTCAACGATCCATCGCCTGAAGCCGTTTCCCCAATTCCTAATGCCCATACTTAACGAGGGCGGATTGGTTCCGTATTTGAAGAAGAGGAGGAGTTGGGAGTTCCGCTGA
- the ilvD gene encoding dihydroxy-acid dehydratase, translating into MGSAMLSSKMKEGVEAAPRRALLKASGLSDEDISKPLIAIVNSWNEIVPGHVHLRRISEAVKAGVRSNGGTPLEFDTIAICDGIAMGHEGMKYSLFSRDLIADSVEAMVRAHAFDAMVLISSCDKILPGHLMAAARLDIPAIVVTGGPMYPGTYRGRRVDVISVFEAIGELKRGAISEQDLAELEASACPGPGSCAGMFTANTMACLTEAMGMSLPGCATSHAVTAKKLRIAEGSGRRIMDLLRSGIKPSDIMTLGAFRNAIAVDMALGGSTNSVLHLRAIAAELGIDLRLEEFDEIGRRVPHICDMRPSGPYFMSDLDRAGGVPAILRRLEPFLSKEEMTVSGRRIGELLKNVSIEDEEVIRPLERPVHPEGGIAILRGNLAPKGAVIKYSSVPETMLRFAGEAVVFDSEEEAVEGISKGRVEEGDVVVIRYEGYVGGPGMREMLGPTSLIMGMGFERVALVTDGRFSGGTRGPCIGHVDPEAALGGPIAAVRDGDRIEIDIPRRRLELALQSEEIERRLKELEPKRKEVPRNSVLAKYAGQALRR; encoded by the coding sequence ATGGGATCGGCGATGCTCAGCTCGAAGATGAAGGAGGGGGTGGAGGCGGCGCCAAGGAGGGCGCTACTGAAGGCCTCGGGATTATCGGACGAGGACATAAGCAAACCGCTCATCGCGATAGTCAACTCTTGGAACGAGATAGTCCCAGGCCACGTGCACCTCAGGAGGATCTCCGAGGCCGTAAAGGCAGGAGTTAGATCGAACGGGGGAACTCCGCTGGAGTTCGATACGATAGCCATATGCGACGGCATAGCGATGGGCCACGAGGGAATGAAGTATTCCCTGTTCAGCAGGGATCTCATAGCGGACTCGGTCGAGGCCATGGTGAGGGCCCATGCCTTCGATGCCATGGTCCTGATATCCTCCTGCGATAAGATATTGCCCGGCCATTTGATGGCCGCCGCTAGGCTGGATATACCGGCCATAGTGGTGACTGGGGGGCCTATGTACCCCGGGACATATAGGGGGAGGAGAGTCGACGTTATATCGGTCTTCGAGGCTATCGGAGAGCTCAAAAGGGGCGCGATCTCCGAGCAGGATTTGGCTGAGCTGGAGGCTTCGGCTTGTCCCGGCCCGGGATCCTGCGCCGGGATGTTCACCGCGAACACGATGGCATGCCTGACCGAGGCGATGGGCATGTCATTGCCAGGATGCGCTACCTCGCACGCGGTAACGGCGAAGAAGCTGAGGATCGCCGAAGGGTCCGGGAGGAGGATAATGGATCTCCTGCGATCCGGCATAAAGCCCAGCGATATAATGACTTTGGGCGCCTTCAGGAATGCCATCGCTGTCGATATGGCCCTTGGGGGCTCCACCAATAGCGTTCTGCACCTTAGGGCTATAGCGGCGGAGCTCGGAATCGATCTAAGGCTTGAGGAGTTCGATGAAATCGGGAGAAGGGTGCCGCATATATGCGATATGAGGCCAAGCGGTCCCTACTTCATGAGCGATCTAGATAGGGCCGGGGGGGTCCCGGCCATATTGAGGAGGCTGGAGCCGTTCCTGAGTAAGGAGGAGATGACCGTATCCGGCAGGAGAATTGGGGAATTGTTGAAGAATGTCTCGATAGAGGACGAGGAGGTGATCAGGCCTTTGGAGAGGCCAGTTCATCCGGAGGGGGGGATAGCCATATTGAGGGGGAATCTTGCGCCTAAGGGAGCGGTCATCAAATACTCATCCGTTCCAGAGACCATGTTGAGGTTCGCCGGGGAGGCGGTGGTCTTCGATTCCGAGGAGGAGGCGGTCGAAGGCATAAGCAAGGGGAGGGTGGAGGAGGGGGACGTGGTCGTCATAAGATACGAGGGCTACGTCGGCGGGCCCGGGATGAGGGAGATGCTGGGCCCCACGTCCTTGATAATGGGGATGGGGTTCGAAAGGGTCGCGCTGGTTACGGACGGAAGATTCTCGGGCGGGACCAGAGGACCCTGCATAGGCCATGTGGATCCGGAGGCAGCCTTGGGCGGCCCCATAGCGGCCGTCAGGGATGGGGATAGGATCGAGATAGACATACCGCGCAGGAGGCTTGAACTCGCCCTGCAGAGCGAGGAGATAGAGCGAAGGCTTAAGGAATTGGAGCCAAAGAGGAAGGAGGTCCCAAGGAACTCAGTACTAGCCAAATACGCCGGCCAAGCGCTCCGGCGCTAG
- the trxB gene encoding thioredoxin-disulfide reductase, which yields MLSKRMNLGTNLEDLIIIGSGCAGCAAAIYASRAGLEPLVIEGPQPGGQLMMAGEVENFPGFPDPVPGPTLVERMRQQAERLGARFLSGSVTRADFSKRPLKVLTESGVHEARSFIIATGSRSKWLGLESERRLIGRGVSSCAYCDGYFFKGKRVAVVGGGDTALGEALFLSGIAKEVVVVHRRSELRAKKTLQDRAFRNEKIRFEWNKIVSEVLGSDRVSGILLKDVITGEVKRLDCDGLFVAIGHEPNTEAFKGQLEMDEEGYIMTKDLVKTSVEGVFAAGDVCNKRYRQAVVASALGSIAAIEAEKFLEGGKG from the coding sequence ATGTTATCCAAGAGGATGAACTTGGGGACAAATTTGGAGGATTTGATAATAATCGGATCCGGATGCGCTGGATGCGCGGCCGCCATCTATGCCTCTAGGGCAGGGCTCGAGCCGCTGGTGATAGAGGGCCCCCAACCTGGGGGACAGCTGATGATGGCCGGCGAGGTGGAGAATTTCCCGGGCTTCCCGGATCCGGTCCCGGGCCCAACCTTGGTCGAAAGGATGAGGCAACAGGCCGAAAGGTTGGGCGCGCGATTCTTAAGCGGATCGGTTACGAGGGCGGACTTCTCCAAGAGGCCCCTAAAGGTCCTAACGGAGTCGGGGGTCCATGAGGCGAGGAGCTTCATAATAGCCACCGGCTCTAGGTCGAAATGGTTGGGGCTCGAATCGGAGAGGAGGCTCATCGGGAGGGGAGTATCCTCCTGCGCCTATTGCGACGGATATTTTTTCAAAGGCAAGAGGGTCGCGGTGGTCGGCGGAGGCGATACGGCCTTGGGGGAGGCGCTCTTCCTCAGCGGAATCGCTAAGGAGGTCGTGGTGGTGCATAGGAGATCCGAGCTGAGGGCCAAGAAGACGCTTCAGGATAGGGCCTTCAGGAACGAGAAGATAAGATTCGAGTGGAACAAGATCGTCTCGGAGGTATTGGGCAGCGATAGGGTTAGCGGGATCCTCCTCAAGGACGTAATCACGGGCGAGGTGAAGAGGCTGGATTGCGATGGCCTTTTCGTGGCCATTGGCCATGAGCCCAACACCGAGGCCTTTAAGGGGCAATTGGAGATGGACGAGGAGGGTTACATAATGACCAAAGACCTTGTCAAGACCAGCGTCGAGGGGGTCTTCGCCGCCGGTGATGTATGCAACAAAAGGTATAGACAGGCGGTAGTCGCCTCGGCCCTAGGATCCATCGCGGCCATTGAGGCGGAAAAGTTCCTCGAGGGGGGTAAGGGCTGA